The sequence below is a genomic window from Oreochromis niloticus isolate F11D_XX linkage group LG3, O_niloticus_UMD_NMBU, whole genome shotgun sequence.
CCTCTCACATTGATCATTTCTGCCTCCGTGGGTGTAAATGAGTCCAGGGTGAGATTCTTCAGAGTTTTTGAACCAGTAaacactgtgtttttcatcacAGGTTCCAGTGTGCACTGTGCAGTTCAGCATCACAGAGCCTCCAGACTGGATGGTCTCAGGTGTTGATTGATGAACTGAAGCTTGGAAAACCAAATCTGAATCCTTTACTTGGATGATAATCCCCTCCAAAATGTCATACACATATGAGTAGCCACTTATGCAGTAATAAGTAGCAGAGtctgacatttgtgtttttgaGATCTTCAAGTTGTTTTTATAGTTCATAGTGTCCAGTTCAAAGCGAGACtcattcttaaattcatcagtGAAAGTGCCATTTTTATCATGCTTATAGAATTTCGACACCAGCTGTGGTTTCTGTCCCAGAGGTTGCTTATACCAGTAAAACATCACTGCAACAGTAGTTTGATTGAATGAACAATTTAAAGTTAAATCCTGACCAGCTTTAACAAATGTGATATTTAAGGATGGTGATAGCTTCAGAGCTGCCAAATGAgctgaaagtaaaagaaaatacacagtGAACTTAGTATAATAACTGGATACGTATTGGAATTTATGAGATACATTGTATAGCTGTCAACAATATTATGTAAGATGCAACTTACCTATTGTTCCTGAGAGTAGATATGTCACATAGAAAGATAACAGTGGGGGTGTCATTTTGTTCAAATTGCTGTGGATCATTGAGAGAAGGTCTTTGCGTTCTCTACTTATCAGAGAGAAGACTGTTTTTGATTGGTCACTCAGGATGACTGAAAGATCACATGCTCAGTGCCCCCTGTAGGGTTCATTTAGGTCTATGAGAAGCTCTACAAAGGAGGTAATCAAAGCAGATTTGAAAAACTTCACTTCAAAGTGCAAGTTATGCAGATTTACTGAAGAAAATGCACATCCAGTTTACACTATGGCAGGCTCTGCCTGTACATGTGACCAATCACTTGAGTACTACTGAATAATTTACTCATCACTCAATTAATGTTATTCTACTAATAAAGGTGCTTTGCAACCTGCAGCATAATTAAATGTTCACCATTAGCACTGGCTAGTTAACATTAGCATTCTTTGAAGGTCTGAATGTTTTATGCACTGTTGGTTTTGAATGTGATGTGTCATTACGAGGTAGCCAGGTCACACCTCTTGATTTTGTCACCGTAATGTTTATGAACAAGAATGAACCTGCTGACTGAGCTGACTGAGCCTTCACCGACTTTACAATAAACGTATCTTTGGTCGTATTGTATAATGTTTAGTTTGGTcttttttgtgacttttttaGTGTTAGTGTGGATAAAAAGAGATGTAGTGCCTTATTTTGTACAGCTTGTGTGGTTATGCAATGTCATACAAACAAAATGGGATAAGGAGATATATTTAATCATGGTagagctgtttctttttttattaacaCCATATGGTTCAACATGTAGAAAAGGAAGAGAAAGCAtaacagaaatgtttcatatGGTATTTTTAACATAGACTATATATGAATGTAACCACTGTGATGTCACCTACTATACTACCAGAAATACACTGTCACGTAGTTGACTGACACAAATCTCTGTCCTACTAAGCACATGCGTATGTCCAGtcttttaaaatacaaacaacaacacaaagatACCTCATAGCACCTGCGTCTGTGATTACACTGCAAGAACATGTAGAAATAGAAGCTACAGTGAGACAAGTCTGTTGATGATTGCACTGATTTTTTACTCTTTGAAGGCTCTGGCTCCTGGGCTGCCGTTGACATACACTCACTCTGGGTTCTTTgttagctttgtgttagcacgCTGTATGTGCGGATACTTGCAAAGAGCCAGTGTAATGCTGGTGGCTGTTTCTGTTCTAGATGCAATATGCACTTTACGTAGAAACAAaatccttttgtgcaataaagatAAAAGTAAAGTCAATATCACCACTCCTCAAACGTTAGACTGGACTACCTTTTTCTGTCTCCATGCACACAAACGCAGGAGGAAAAAgacatgtttgatgttttttgagTAATATATGTGCATTATAATATATCACATTCTATTACTGTGTTAACAAAAAGTGTCATTTTTGACATAGTAACATATTATGTCATGGCACATTGCCTCCAAGTCTGTATACTATATATTTTCAGTGTTAGCAGTTTGAAAATATGGATGTTTTTTAAGTGATCACAACTGACTGTATATGGGTAAACTATATTACCATGCTTGGTTCATAAATTAGCATAAACCAGTAGAACAAAGAAATGTAGTAATTAGTAacataaataagacaaaatagCATCACTCTGCTCACAAAACTGaggcctagcagacagctaTTAGCAGTTATTGGCTAGCACACCTATCAACCTATCGCGTGAGTGAgcctaaatgaaattcaaacatcttactcatttaaaaacaaatcatttgtAATGATGGTAACAATTACCTATAACATCTCTGACAGAAGTTAGGTATTTCAAATTAGGAGACTATGGGAATTACCTCACTTTTGAAGCcaacctcaagtggccattattttgttctttttccaaACTATTGAAAGTTGCTCCTTTATTTGGAAATACTATTTGTGAGGAATCTTGTCACAGTAACAACAGTCGACTCAAGGCACTCtatattgcaaggtaaagaccGGACAGTAATAAAGAGAAACCCTAATAACCAATCAACAGTtgcaaggaaaaactcccttttaacaggaagaagcctgttctgcagcagaaccaggctcagaggcCGTCTGCAAAAGTCGTGTATAAATGCACAGAGTGAAAAGGGGGGAGGCTGCTCAGTGCATGAATGGAAGCCCCCAGTAGACTAGGCCTACTTTAGAGTAACTAAAGGAGAGTTCAGGGTTACATGTTCCAGCTATATACTTTATCAAAGAGGaaaattttaagcctaatctaAAAAGTAGAGAGGTTGTCActctcctgaatccaaagtgGGAGTTGGTTCCACGATGAGAGGCCTGTCCCATCAGCCCCAAGTGGTCACGGCAGATCACTAGCtgtccctgagcctggttctattGCGGGTTTCTTCTCATTAAAAGGAAgtttgagcaagcacttagcAACAGCTAAGTGCTTGTTCAAAGGTGGTTGTCACTGGGGTtttgtctgtattattgtagaggctttaccttacaaaataaaggGCCTTGAtgtggctgttgttgtgatttggcaccatataaataaaactgaactgatttgaaaaagtaagcctgcagtctgagagcaaactGTTGTACTGGGTCGATATGCTACTATTACCCACCCTTTAGTTTGAAATGTCa
It includes:
- the LOC100690852 gene encoding uncharacterized protein LOC100690852 is translated as MIHSNLNKMTPPLLSFYVTYLLSGTIAHLAALKLSPSLNITFVKAGQDLTLNCSFNQTTVAVMFYWYKQPLGQKPQLVSKFYKHDKNGTFTDEFKNESRFELDTMNYKNNLKISKTQMSDSATYYCISGYSYVYDILEGIIIQVKDSDLVFQASVHQSTPETIQSGGSVMLNCTVHTGTCDEKHSVYWFKNSEESHPGLIYTHGGRNDQCERNRSSRTQTCVYNLQMESLNRSHAGTYYCAVASCGHILFGNGAELNIEGEGESFMYVYALSGALAFNSVLLVFLAYAAYTMYKRKNCKCTDPRAESSGTSVPNGDASQNADHLHYAALKVNKATRSRRQQEDNLSQCVYSSVKQ